In Odocoileus virginianus isolate 20LAN1187 ecotype Illinois chromosome 5, Ovbor_1.2, whole genome shotgun sequence, a single window of DNA contains:
- the LRRC52 gene encoding leucine-rich repeat-containing protein 52 has product MSLASGPGPGWLLFSFGMVLVSGSKCPNNCQCQDQEVICTGIQLTEYPSDIPLNTRRLYLNDNKIRFLPAMNLGLLSDLVYLDCQKNRIQEVMDYTFVGVFRLIYLDLSFNNLTFISPYSFSMLSNLLQLNISNNPHLLSLNKYTFANTSSLRYLDLRNTGLQILDEAAFQNLITLQTLYLSGNPWKCNCFFLNFTIYLIVSHLNYPDEQNATCVEPTELAGWPITKVGNPLRYMCITNLDLQDYIFLLLISFCIFSAGTVAAWLTGVCAVLYQNACRKSSEDVEDEEVENEDGQRVEVGRRIFHSRVDSGRFGFPQLI; this is encoded by the exons ATGTCCCTTGCTTCAGGCCCTGGGCCGGGGTGGTTACTCTTTTCCTTCGGAATGGTACTGGTATCGGGGTCAAAGTGTCCAAATAACTGTCAGTGTCAAGACCAAGAAGTGATCTGCACAGGGATCCAGTTAACCGAATACCCCTCTGACATACCCCTGAACACGCGGAGGCTGTACTTGAATGATAACAAGATCCGTTTCTTGCCAGCGATGAATCTAGGACTCCTCAGTGACCTCGTTTACTTGGACTGCCAGAAGAACAGGATTCAGGAGGTGATGGATTATACCTTTGTCGGGGTCTTCAGACTCATCTACCTTGACCTCAGCTTCAACAATCTAACCTTCATCTCCCCATACAGTTTCTCCATGCTCAGCAACCTGCTGCAGCTGAATATCTCCAACAACCCTCATCTGTTATCACTTAACAAGTACACCTTTGCCAACACCAGCTCGTTGAGATACCTGGACCTCAGAAACACCGGCTTGCAGATCTTGGACGAAGCTGCCTTCCAGAACCTCATAACACTCCAGACCCTGTATCTGAGTGGAAACCCCTGGAAATGCAACTGCTTTTTCCTGAACTTCACCATCTACTTAATAGTGTCCCATCTGAACTACCCAG ATGAACAAAATGCCACCTGCGTGGAGCCCACAGAGCTGGCGGGATGGCCCATCACGAAGGTGGGGAACCCGCTCCGGTATATGTGCATCACGAACCTAGATCTCCAAGACTACATCTTCCTGCTGCTCATCAGCTTCTGCATCTTCTCCGCGGGCACCGTGGCCGCCTGGCTGACCGGCGTGTGTGCGGTGCTCTACCAGAACGCCTGCCGCAAGTCGAGCGAGGACGTGGAGGACGAGGAGGTGGAGAACGAGGACGGGCAGAGAGTGGAAGTCGGCAGGCGGATTTTTCATAGCAGGGTGGACTCGGGCCGTTTTGGGTTCCCTCAGCTGATTTAG